Genomic window (Ostrea edulis chromosome 9, xbOstEdul1.1, whole genome shotgun sequence):
cgtcgatatatctaaatgtcaaattgaaggtcaCATAAACTGACAAgaacaatgaaatataaatacatgtatccactTCTGGTAtgatattatcattatataataaGACTAGAAGTTTGAACTGAATAAACATATAACAGTATTATCACAGTATTATTGCATTGATTTGCACCTATGAAAGGACAGCAAAATTAATTGCAAGAAAACCTTTGCAGCTTGATACTGAAAATACCGGATGTAGAATGATTGGCatagaaacatttataaaattatcaaactaACACAGATAGTACGtgcatataaaatatcattgttgaaaagttttgaccccccccccttctggaatatttttctgattttgtCCGTTTCTCTCTGAGACAAGCACTTACGGTAAATCCATACTCGCAGTtgtatctgatacaagttttgaaagtgtatttatttccatacattagagttaaaactaacaaattatccaATAAAATGCATAGGTCATCacctttttaagatgcgagacgtaaataaacagaatcatatatcaccgtcagaaaatggcaattttccttaaacagcattatctaaatttcatacaaattggttatgacgatataatagcattGATAACAATTTCATGTCTGTAAAAGTAAAGGAAATCAAtcacataatagacttgatatagaaatcaataaaaacagagttattgcccttggattcaatattttaaaacgtatcgttgattattcataattaacttagatttttgaaatagtatatttttaacaagattttttacaataactatcggaaaagactctaACAAAAGTTATGGTCCTATCATGCATACCggtaaatttaaataaatcattgattttgcaaaatctgatgacttcacaggagggtggaattactttaaacaaattcaaataTTAATCCAGAATATTTACGAAAATAACAGGGTGTAGCACGGTACATTTAGGCCAGTTTGGAACAGAATATTCACAATGCCCTCAGGCAAGAATCGcgtcctgattttttttttttaatttcttagtATTGATAATTCTAAGAATTATTATATATTGTTTCAGGGCATGAAATAAAGGTAGAAAATATGTAATCATTTGTTTTTATACAAAAAAGACTTGTAAAGTTTGCAATTTGCTTTCAAAACATGTAGATAATAATACTTAGTATGTGCAGCTATTGTGTTTGTTTGATCTGCCTGAATTATGTATATTGGAGAcgtcatacatatatatagcaGTATCATGACTCGGTTTGCGTTTAAGTTAATCCAATTCTCCTGCCTTTTAAAAAACACCATGTGAAGCTATCGACTGTTCCTACACAcatatgtttgtttatttgtacatATGTAAGGAATTCGGTGTGTTCGTTCACAACATAGTCCAAAATTCAGAGAAATAATAACAAGAGGAATTCACATGATCTAACGGAACGAACTACTTGTAGTTTCCGTCAATTGGATATTTTGTTCTTGTAAAACTCAACCGGATTTTGTTGAATACATTAGAAAACGGTGTTCAAGAATCTAGTACGAAGGCGATGACAGGAGTGAAGATTGAGTAAAGCGCAATCTGGCGAGAACGGAAACGAGAtccttttttcaaaatgaagacACAAGATCCTCTTATATTCCTCCGCGGCTTTGTTGCAAGGGAATAAAATAATGACGTTATACACATAAGTCAACGCGGTTTTATGTGTTTTCCCTGCTTTGCATACacatacaagtacatgttaAAAATTTGAACTCCCTCTCTGATGTGATGTTATGAAAATGTCttctcatttttaaaacattgctCTGTTATGTTTATACTATTTATATGGATTAATTAATgagaataatatatttatactatCTTAAAATATGGATTAACGAGGAGCGATGATGATGAGTCATTACTCTTTCTGTAACATGTTAAATGCCTAtccatttttcattaaaaacatcaGTTGAGGTTCGAACTCATAATGTTTTCTATGTGCCAACATAAAgaaatttcttttaattatattttaatacaaaatacaaataaactaAATCTGGCGATGACGGATAGGAATTGCAGGCCATGATGGTAAGACCTCGAACATTAACCTAAAGACATACATACTTTTATCCAGGTGACACGTCAAAAGTCAATGGGCCacagaattatttttctaaataatcttcttttcaaaattaatacCTTTGTGTTTCCTTTTGGAAATGACGTCGCTTAGGTATTGCGGTATATACCTGTTCACTAATGACTAGTTAAAACACCAATGTAGCTTCAGGAAGATTGCCAGCGGGACACGATCGGTCAATCAAATGAAATTGCAGTACAAGAATGGCGAATATATGTTGGTTAATTCTATTTTGTTTCACATGTACGTCtcaatttcgaaaaaaaaaatcatttagatTAATTTGACGTATACATTGAGCTCAagaccgtagcagtgaggatttTGTATCGTGTCAACTGCTACCGTGACATGAAACCTCGacttttaaggtcatatccaaaagaacCATAACGTTCAATTCGTAACAGTCAAAAAGGTACCGTATGTAATACGCCTCGAGTTAGACGCAAAAACCGaaaccccgtgtcacagcagttgtaGCACGATAAAAATCACTCTCTgttcaaagaccgtaagcgccgaacatagaactcaattttgcagcccttcaccggtaatggtgaccgtctccatatgagtgaaaaattctggagagggacgttaaacaatatacatcccAACACCCTTACACACTGACAGAACTATGTCACGAGAATCTTTCCATAAGAAAATCAATGTAGACAATGATGAACTTTTTATTTAATGATAGAATACCGGTAACTGTTTCGGTTCAATGATGAAATTACTGTTTTCTTCAATAAGAGAACTGTTTCGGTTCAATGATGAAATTACTGTAAAccatttttgttaaattaaAAACTATTGTTTCTGTTTAATAAAAACACAACTGTTCTGATAAAATAACTGTTTATGTAACTTTCTgttcaaagaagaaaaaaatgcttTAACCATTGCCGTATTTCTTCTCAAATATTGTATTGgaaataatatgaatatcatacGGAATATTTAagaattgaaaatacatgagaacATGGACCGCGACACTTCACGCCCGCATGCTTCTTGAGGCGTAGTATGTCAGTGTGAGGCGTAGTATGCCAGTGTGAGGCGTAGTATGCCAGTGTGATGCGTAGTATGCCAGTGTGAGGCGTAGTATGTCAGTGTGAGGCGTAGTATGCCAGTGTGAGGCGTAGTATGTCAGTGTGAGGCGTAGTATGCCAGTGTGAGGCATAGTATGTCAGTGTGAGGCGTAGTATGTCAGTGTGAGGCGTTACatataccctcatgtatttcaGTTCCTATATTTACCCtcttctttcatttctgtcgaaatttCCAACCACTAAAATAGACGAACTATCTTATCAACAactgcatcacattcatgaggaagtTGTCATCATTACAAGTGGTAAAGATAACGAAGGGAACAAATTTGGAAGTGTAAATATTTCAGATTGATTGAATGGCGCATTACAAAAGATGCACATAAGTAATCGTATCGAATTAGACCAAATCATAATGGTGTCCGATTTTCGATTagacaaaataattttccttaTCACACATTTCAGTCGGCCTAAAATATCGACCATTGTCTGCTCAATGTGTACAATAAACTTGTATCTTCTTTGTTCAAAACCATTGTGTAGACAGTTATTAAAgattattaaatatatgtacactaatattttcaattcttgttaacaatacaatgaaaatatatttctgcTTTTAAAGATGACTCGTGTAATTTAACGAATAATAAATCTCTTGTCAAAACAAACTTATACAAAGAAATTAAAAGGAGTGAACCCGCACACAAAGTATTTCAAAGTCTTTATTCACACAAAAAACGTCAATTATGCTAGAGTCCTAGCAAATTTAGCTAATCTATTATGGAATTTCGTCCATATGCTGGAAAAACAATTCTATTTAATCCATGTAATATTAAATAAGGGTTGTTAGGAATACACTTTGTCTCAGTAGAGAAAGTTACATCGCGGGAAGCGTACATAACACACGCTCCTGGAGAATCATGGCTGGAGGTAAGCTAAAAGATAGACTACAAttacttaaatttttttccGGAATAAAGGAAAATATATGATGAcaattatttgtattgtttCCTTTTACTTCCAAGTCgaaaatacatattttctttttactcAATTTCACAGGACGATGGATGACAGTGTTAATTATCAGTGTTCTCTCTCATGCAATTCATGGTAAGCATTacatattttttctgtttataatgggcttatatttctttttaaggTCTTTTATACGatattctatttttcattttcgcttgggttttttttttttaaattaattacgTTTTCgctaaaaaataatatttttcacttaagattacatgtacatgtcgcAACAAAAAGCAAACTTCTCTTGTTTTCAAGTCTATATCTTATCTAGCTATTGAATGGAAATGCATTTACAAAAAGGTCATGTCTATTATTAGTAGTAAAAATAAATCCAAAGACAAATCAAATACAGAATTCAAGCAACGACTTTatcaaaactgatttttttttatttttcaagttcAAATATTACAATGTTTGTTAATATATGATGATTTGTATATGTGTCAGCGTTATtaatatataacattattaAATATGTCTTAATAATTTATTCGTTTCCATAGTCTAAAACATATTACAAAGTCTCAAATATTTCAGGGGGTGCTCCTAACAATAGAGGAAATGAGTTCATAATTGGTTTTATGGAAAATCAGGGAACCTCCATCGATGTCGAAATCTTTGTTACCACCATGCGTACCATAACTGTTAACGTCAATGTCACTACGCCCCGATACTCCTCGTCCATTAACGAACAATTCAGCGTCAAAGCTGGAGAGGTCAAGCAACTTTTATTCCCACCCGGAATCCGACCGACCGGCAATAGTAAAGTACCTAATGCCGTGCACGTGAAGGCGGACGACGACGTCGTAATTTACGCCGTGAACAAAGAAAAGTACTCTAACGATGCGTATCTGGGCGTCCCAGTGGATGTTTTGGGAACCGAGTACTATGCCGTAACTTTCTACCCACCAACTCAGCAGTGCGAACTAATGATAGTTGGAGTTGAGGATGGAACTACCGTTACAATAAAATTTCCCGCCAGTATGCAGCAGTCGGTCACGTGGAATGGACAGTCTTATGCCGCCGGGGATACCCTGACCGGAACCGTTGATCGTTTCGACACATGGCAACTGATTTCAAAAGGAGACCTAACGGGAGCCTACATCACATCCGACAAGAACGTTGGCGTTATCAGTGGAAACAAGAAAACAAGAATCGGAAGCGGGGGTTCTTCCGATCACTTGTGCGAAATGATGATTCCAGTCGGCAGATGGGGAAAGAATTACATTTCTGTTCCAATTCCGGCCAGAACGGTGGGAGACAAATTTCGATTTATTGCCAGTGAAGCAGGAACCACAATCACCATTTCTGGTGGACACACGGAAACCATTACTCTGGCCAATGCTGGTGACTTTGTTGAGAAGGATATCGAATCTACAGCTTACTGTTCCATTAAGGCGGACAAAGCTATTATGGTTGTCCAGTTTGTACTCAGTCAGCAGTTAAGTACGGAACCATCCGATCCAGCTATGATGATTCTTCCTCCCATTGAACAGTTTGCCGCTGACTACACTTTTACCACACCTAAATACTCTTCACCTCCTGCAACCTACGACAGTTTTTTTATGTTCGTTATCAGAGAGGATGACAAGGATGGCCTGAAAGTTGACGGATCCTCTTTCCCTTCTTCCACTGTTTATCACCAGGTAACACACAATGGGGTCAATTATGCTGCAGGCTACATCGAGGTTGCAGAGGGTACACATACTGTACGTCACGACTCTCCAATTAAAGTTTTCGGTGGATACCTGTACGGAAAAGCCAAATATGAAACATACGCCTTCTCTACCGGAACTCGACTTGCTCCCATCAACACAGTAAGAAATGGTCGACTAACTTCAGTGAAGAATTTCTGAGCagtatttcatttcaatttttttctaatttatcCTTAACCACCgtatcaaatgaattttcattcaaaagtaaagaaatatacatgtatatttaagcATTATTCGCTGGAAACAAACATTTTGATTGCTTGTTGTAtgtaaatgggttttttttaattagccATGCACTCCAACAACCACTGAGATTGGTGATGGTTTAGACAATGACTG
Coding sequences:
- the LOC125660221 gene encoding IgGFc-binding protein-like; translation: MTVLIISVLSHAIHGGAPNNRGNEFIIGFMENQGTSIDVEIFVTTMRTITVNVNVTTPRYSSSINEQFSVKAGEVKQLLFPPGIRPTGNSKVPNAVHVKADDDVVIYAVNKEKYSNDAYLGVPVDVLGTEYYAVTFYPPTQQCELMIVGVEDGTTVTIKFPASMQQSVTWNGQSYAAGDTLTGTVDRFDTWQLISKGDLTGAYITSDKNVGVISGNKKTRIGSGGSSDHLCEMMIPVGRWGKNYISVPIPARTVGDKFRFIASEAGTTITISGGHTETITLANAGDFVEKDIESTAYCSIKADKAIMVVQFVLSQQLSTEPSDPAMMILPPIEQFAADYTFTTPKYSSPPATYDSFFMFVIREDDKDGLKVDGSSFPSSTVYHQVTHNGVNYAAGYIEVAEGTHTVRHDSPIKVFGGYLYGKAKYETYAFSTGTRLAPINTPCTPTTTEIGDGLDNDCDGLIDEEACWDSNSDDDGDSRQNEDCATPPPVDGEWADWSQWTACSVTCFSTTGASNSGSRSRERTCTNPAPAYDGKQCVGQASEADACSITNVYCPVDGAWTSWENWGTCTVTCGSGSQSRPRTCTDPSPQYGGADCAGDNSEFKQGCNPSACPTASVNNYVQHCISGYFTCLNSTNKCIEESKKCDCNSDCSDGSDELASYAGCPQGTVQYCQASLPSGAQGMIWSCALVTFAYLSAIVFHFLN